ATTTATTTATCTTTAGACTTTAGCAAGGACATTATGCTTATTGCATCATCAAGTAATAATTTAGAAAAGACCCATATATTCGTGAAACTTTTCCTTGTGTTGCAGAAAAACTCCGACCACCACAGATCCATCGTTCTTATAGGGAAAAATCATAACTTCACCGTTCAATCCACTAACTAAAGGAGGCCCATTGTATATCTCCTTACCCCAGCCAAAGTCGACACCCGTAGCCATCAAGCTCAACCAACTTGTTGCGCTTATATTATGGTCACCATATGCAGGGCCTTTTAATATTCCTCGATCATCAGTGTACTGGTACATGCTTAGGCTTTCTTGATTTTTTAAGATGTCTAGGAATCCGAACACATACTCGTTATTCACCTTTTGTGATGCCTCTCTTATCTTACTACAAGCGTAACTTAGAGGATTTGAAAGGAGATCTCCCACAGAATTTGATATTTGAACCTGAACAACAGCATTGCCAAAGTAGCTGCATATGTATAGGCACCCAGAATATCATTAATATACGTAGTATCAACTAAACAATATGGAGTAACATTCATGCATGTGTTAGAATGTACTCGTATAAAGATAGTAGAGAGTATAAAGTACCTTGATGGTAATGGGGGATCAGCTAGACGACCACGAGTATTAACAAGAGCGAACAAGGAAGTAATGTCATCACATTTAAGTTCTCTTGCCTTGCACACACATCTCCATACATGAGATGTGATAACTTCAAACCGGCTAAACGGACGTTCATTTTCATTCATGATTTCCCCACCATTATAATTTGCAACCTCTTTGAGCCGTTGGATTTTATCCTTGGTTAGGAGTATGAAGGTTGGAGTCTCCAGCTTAACCCCCTCCGATTTATTGAAGTAGCTCGAATAATtttcatcatcaacaacaacatcacTTGTTTGGGATACACTCACATCTTGAGCTTGTAGGAGTCGACGGTCTAAGAAAGGTGCAACCTTTAGCGGCTCACCACGAGTGAGCCTAGCCCATTCATCGATGAAATGGAATGCACTTCCCCCATCTACGACCATGTGAGACAAAGATATCCCAATACTTAGACCACCACAAGCAAACCTAGTGATCTGCACAACGAGTAAAGGAATATCTTGGATTTGTGTACCAAAATAATCGATTTGAGGCACTAGATGTTTGAACTTATCACCAGAAGAGTAGAAATTCCCAAAGTCAGCGATATTCATACTAGACTCAACATCAATAATCTCAGCACCCATTGCATTACATTCGAGAACAAGTCGTTGTCGTCCTCCTCCAACCCAACTCAACCGACCGGCTAAAGGATAAAATGGGATTAAAATACGGCTTAATGACTCTTTTAGGGTGTTGAGTATTTTATTGTTGGATGAATTAAGCCAACATTGTTCTGTGGGTTTTTCGTAGAAGTGTAAGTTGGATGAATGTGTAATCACAGAAACATGATCTAGTTCTGTTAATGGAAGCAAACCATTCCATGTTGGCTCAGCTGGTTTCACTATTTGCCTAGATACAATTTTCAttcccattttcttttatagTTGTGGTAATATTGAACTTTTGTGTAATTCATGATCTGGTTTATACGCCATATATAGGGAAGGGCCCTGAGGCCGAATCAAAATCCTTTGAGTACACAATTTGTTAATGGTTGACATTGGGATTTGGTCATCCATTTACGTAAACTTTTATATTTGAAAAATGAAATTACATTAACTTTGTTCCATAGGATCGAAAGACTTGACATATGGTCGTATGGATTGGAAACTGTAAAACATTTGTTTATTTAACTTTTTTATTGCAAGAGTGACATTAATTTCAAAACGGCTCGGAATCGGAAAGGACGATCTAGTTCATCATACGTTGAAATAGCAAGAATTGACTTTTTTAGATTATACGTTCTTcgttatatactccgtaatgaTGCACACTCTCCTTTCAGGAATACTAGCTTTGGTTTTGACCGACATAGGATTTAAgacaatttaattgacttaatATTTAATTAAGTATTAGTTGATAgtgaaatattattattttaactctataatatagttagtgggaaatgtcaACTCCTTGAGGGGAGGTGGGGTGTATAGGACCACAAAATAAATCGTGAAGGGAGGTGGGGGTTGGGGGTTTAATTTTTCAATGTTTTTTTAGGAAATAAAAATGTAGGTAGATCCATGACTAAGTGAGGGAAGtgatataatattattattaaatgaCGACTTTATAAAGAAAGCGGggtgagtattaagggatggagAGAATGTTCggtttatactttttcatatttGTCAATATCCGTTGTTTTATATTCTCTCCGTTTTTTAATGTTAGTCCTCTTTTGtattaagttttttttattagtcCATTTTGAGTTAAGCTAATAAATggggtttaaccttttaaacttttcaccgtttaggacctatacctttttttttcaccgtttgggaccTCATTCCCTTTTTCCGGCCAAATTTAACTAGAGTACATTAAAAGTTTAGGTCCTTGGGTTAAAAGATTAAAGTATATCAAAAGTTTAAGGACTAACCTTTTCGTTTTTTCACCTTTCAGGACCTGAACTTTCTTTTTTCACCTTTTTAGACCTTATTCAAGTTTTCATGTAATtccaatttaattattaaagtttcTAATCATTAACATATAATAAGCTCAAATTGAAATAATGTGTAACTTAATTCATAAACTTAGCCCATATATAAATTGATTTGGGTATCAAATAATCTAATGAATAAAGAAGCAAATAATTATTTACAAGCTGATCATATTTTATAAATTCGGTTATGGTGTCCAATGACAATAGAAGAATTAAGCAATTTATATAGTAGAGTACGATATTCATACAATTATACGCAAAGGTTTACGGGGATGGTGGAACTAAACGGAATTTTCCGCTCCGGACCCAAGTTGTTAGGAAGATCCGCCATTGATGGTATAtcctcacaattgtttgtggtTTGTTTGAAGAATATTAATAATGTCCACACAAAAacgtaaaaataataaaaataggtTAATTTTAAACGA
This Spinacia oleracea cultivar Varoflay chromosome 6, BTI_SOV_V1, whole genome shotgun sequence DNA region includes the following protein-coding sequences:
- the LOC110803480 gene encoding spermidine hydroxycinnamoyl transferase-like, which produces MGMKIVSRQIVKPAEPTWNGLLPLTELDHVSVITHSSNLHFYEKPTEQCWLNSSNNKILNTLKESLSRILIPFYPLAGRLSWVGGGRQRLVLECNAMGAEIIDVESSMNIADFGNFYSSGDKFKHLVPQIDYFGTQIQDIPLLVVQITRFACGGLSIGISLSHMVVDGGSAFHFIDEWARLTRGEPLKVAPFLDRRLLQAQDVSVSQTSDVVVDDENYSSYFNKSEGVKLETPTFILLTKDKIQRLKEVANYNGGEIMNENERPFSRFEVITSHVWRCVCKARELKCDDITSLFALVNTRGRLADPPLPSSYFGNAVVQVQISNSVGDLLSNPLSYACSKIREASQKVNNEYVFGFLDILKNQESLSMYQYTDDRGILKGPAYGDHNISATSWLSLMATGVDFGWGKEIYNGPPLVSGLNGEVMIFPYKNDGSVVVGVFLQHKEKFHEYMGLF